In the genome of Drosophila subpulchrella strain 33 F10 #4 breed RU33 chromosome 2L, RU_Dsub_v1.1 Primary Assembly, whole genome shotgun sequence, one region contains:
- the LOC119546034 gene encoding TBC1 domain family member 19 isoform X1 — protein MEELQDASIHHMTAKVIAAIKNTKSYEPIYKELQKLVCNPTVDTHDMRNTLEDAIKSAGLETEIRNIVYNLVRSRLAKPDDKALANKQAAKPTVSDPLGYLKRAGVLWDRRVRKSLNAMCTELKVPLHGQPRISADREDFMAKWNELSNYNMDLANYRPVYAPKDLLEVLLSLKGPAKTTENTDQIPQWEFSHIALPVKNLFELRAHYADLLRSDSYLGVPDLTVQCQRILEGRHAPMCQQFLKKGCTPAPYRGALWASVLDSKLHDYDIDYWQKLRNAVWTTDHIVDKLVFKDIQLTASNDDQYFVFEDVLYQVLLCFSRDTDIGGCVEYEAFPVKGKTYEGPPSGVVPFHGICMFAAPFCYLYDSPVNLYYTFRAFYIRYCHRLTTINTHPQGIVSLCLLFEKLLQTYEPQLWSHFRELQIQPLRVVFKWLMRAFSGHLPPDQLLVLWDLILGFDSLEILPLFAIIILSFRKESIMQVASLDSIEAILADLSSIKVLPLVQLALSRD, from the exons ATGGAGGAGCTGCAGGATGCCAGCATCCATCACATGACCGCCAAGGTCATCGCGGCCATCAAGAACACCAAGAGCTACGAGCCCATCTACAAGGAGCTGCAGAAGTTGGTCTGCAACCCCACCGTGGACACCCACGACATGCGCAACACCCTGGAGGATGCCATCAAGAGCGCCGGCTTGGAGACGGAGATCCGGAACATAGTCTACAATTTGGTCAGGAGTCGGTTGGCCAAGCCCGATGACAAAGCCCTTGCCAACAAACAGGCAGCG AAACCCACCGTTAGTGACCCATTGGGCTATTTGAAAAGGGCCGGTGTTCTTTGGGATCGAAGGGTTAGAAAGAGTTTGAATGCCATGTGCACGGAGCTAAAGGTTCCACTGCATGGTCAACCGAGGATCAGTGCCGATCGAGAGGACTTCATGGCCAAGTGGAACGAACTGAGCAACTATAATATGG ATCTGGCTAATTATAGACCAGTTTATGCACCAAAGGACCTTCTGGAGGTGCTACTCTCGCTGAAAGGACCCGCCAAAACCACCGAAAATACAGA CCAAATCCCCCAGTGGGAGTTTTCTCATATAGCTTTACCCGTGAAGAATTTGTTTGAACTGCGTGCGCATTATGCGGATCTCCTGCGAAGTGATAGCTATTTGGGAGTGCCCGATCTCACGGTTCAGTGTCAGAGGATTCTGGAAGGAAGGCATGCACCCATGTGCCAGCAGTTCCTGAAGAAGGGTTGCACCCCGGCTCCTTATAGAGGGGCACTTTGGGCCTCCGTCCTGGATAGCAAGTTGCACGACTAT GACATTGACTACTGGCAGAAGCTGCGCAATGCTGTCTGGACCACTGATCACATTGTGGACAAGCTGGTCTTCAAGGACATCCAGCTGACGGCCTCCAACGACGACCAGTACTTTGTGTTCGAGGACGTGCTCTACCAGGTGCTGCTCTGCTTTTCGAGGGACACGGATATCGGCGGCTGCGTGGAGTACGAGGCGTTTCCGGTGAAGGGCAAGACGTACGAGGGTCCGCCCTCGGGCGTGGTGCCCTTCCACGGCATCTGCATGTTCGCCGCCCCCTTCTGCTATCTGTACGACTCGCCGGTGAACCTGTACTATACCTTCCGGGCCTTCTACATCCGCTACTGCCATCGCCTGACCACGATCAATACGCATCCGCAGGGGATTGTCAGTCTGTGTCTGCTGTTCGAGAAGCTTCTGCAGACCTACGAACCGCAGTTGTGGTCTCATTTTAGGGAACTTCAGATTCAGCC GCTTAGAGTCGTCTTCAAATGGCTAATGCGTGCCTTCTCTGGTCACTTACCTCCCGACCAACTTTTGGTTCTCTGGGATCTG ATCCTTGGCTTCGATAGCTTGGAGATCCTCCCCCTGTTCGCCATCATCATTCTGAGTTTTAGAAAGGAGAGCATCATGCAGGTGGCCTCCCTGGACAGCATCGAAGCCATTCTGGCTGATTTGTCCTCCATTAAGGTGCTGCCCCTAGTCCAACTGGCACTAAGTCGGGACTGA
- the LOC119546038 gene encoding inactive pancreatic lipase-related protein 1: MMIKLWNFLFLISFLSLMLVAGFEDEEPNCFALSDEFCPNANITFWLYTKAKPEGMELSQFNLPIDQFVPLKPLKVIIHGFNGHRNYTPNIQLRPRFNKLDINVISLDYHKLANEPCYSEAVNNAKYVGRCIAQFLQILLVNKLVAIKDLHLIGLGLGAHVAGFVGNFIPQHKLEHITALDPAKPLYLVKDKAQKLDPTDAKFVDVLHTDVMMLGLLEAVGHVDFYLNMGVSQPNCGPINLMETHYCYHNRAADYYAESILNPSGFYGFYCPNFKSFATGSCVPSKDFEVMGFEANSEARGRYFLDTNIMPPYALGYNLNKLNRQLKGRTFINDDMIDKLLETNKEA, encoded by the exons ATGATGATCAAACTGTGGAATTTTctctttttgataa GTTTTTTAAGTCTTATGCTGGTCGCTGGCTTTGAAGATGAGGAACCGAATTGTTTTGCCCTAAGTGACGAATTTTGTCCCAATGCCAACATTACCTTTTGGCTTTACAC AAAAGCCAAACCGGAGGGAATGGAACTCTCACAATTTAACCTTCCAATAGATCAGTTTGTACCCCTAAAACCACTCAAGGTGATAATCCATGGCTTTAACGGGCACCGCAATTATACTCCCAACATCCAGCTGCGTCCTCGATTTAATAAGCTAGACATTAATGTGATATCCTTGGACTATCACAAACTGGCCAATGAACCCTGCTACTCGGAGGCAGTTAACAATGCCAAATATGTAGGTCGCTGTATTGCCCAATTTCTGCAAATACTTCTTGTAAACAAATTGGTAGCAATTAAGGATCTGCATTTGATCGGTTTGGGTTTGGGAGCCCATGTGGCAGGATTTGTTGGTAACTTCATTCCGCAACACAAGCTGGAACACATCACGGCCCTTGATCCTGCCAAACCTCTTTACCTGGTCAAGGATAAGGCCCAAAAACTGGATCCCACGGATGCCAAATTCGTGGACGTGCTGCACACGGATGTTATGATGCTCGGTCTTCTGGAGGCAGTGGGCCACGTTGACTTTTACTTGAACATGGGCGTTTCGCAGCCCAACTGTGGACCCATCAATCTGA TGGAGACCCATTATTGCTATCACAACCGAGCCGCGGACTATTACGCGGAATCTATTTTAAATCCTTCCGGATTCTATGGCTTCTACTGTCCCAACTTCAAGAGCTTCGCCACAGGCTCCTGCGTTCCCTCGAAGGATTTCGAGGTTATGGGCTTCGAAGCCAATTCGGA GGCCAGGGGCAGGTATTTTCTGGACACCAATATTATGCCGCCATATGCCTTGGGGTATAACCTAAACAAACTCAATCGCCAACTGAAAGGTCGCACTTTCATAAACGATGATATGATAGATAAGCTCCTTGAAACAAATAAGGAAGCTTAA
- the LOC119546037 gene encoding probable cytochrome P450 28d2 isoform X1 translates to MCPICCTLLFIAGFLALVYVFLTWNFDYWRKRGIQTANSWPFVGSFPSIFTKKRNIAYDIDEIYQQYKDTDKIVGVFTTRSPQLLVMCPEYINKIYAGDFRSFHDNERGNSVDKNVDKILGNNPFVLKGDEWKERRAEITPGLSPNRVKAVYPVSQSVCKKFVDYIRRQQKMASSQGLDAMELSLCFTTEVVSDSVLGISAQSFTDNPTPLVGMIQRVFNSSFGFILYSVLVNLWPPIRRFYSVPFFTKEAEDFFFDIMRRCIKLRQEKPEQQRDDFLNYMLHLQEKKGLDAAELTAHTMTFLTDGFETTALVLSHTLLMLGRNPEAQQKVREEIGSGDLTFEQLTELPYLEACIHESLRLFSPQVASRKLVTEPYDFVNKNGVTLRVNPGDVIIIPVKALHHDPQYYENPQAFKPERFLEINGGVKKYRDQGVYLPFGNGPRICPGIRFALTQLKAALVEIVRNFDIHVNPKTRSDDQIDDTFFMATLKGGIWLDFKER, encoded by the exons ATGTGCCCAATCTGCTGTACGTTGCTGTTTATAGCAGGGTTTTTGGCCCTGGTCTACGTATTCCTCACCTGGAACTTCGACTATTGGAGGAAGCGGGGCATCCAGACAGCCAACTCATGGCCATTTGTGGGCAGTTTTCCTAGCATTTTCACCAAGAAGCGGAACATTGCCTACGACATCGATGAAATCTACCA GCAGTACAAAGATACGGACAAAATAGTGGGTGTGTTTACCACACGAAGTCCCCAGCTGCTGGTTATGTGTCCGGAATATATAAACAAGATTTACGCCGGCGATTTCCGTAGCTTCCATGACAATGAAAGGGGGAATTCT GTGGACAAAAATGTGGACAAGATTCTGGGTAACAATCCATTTGTCCTAAAAGGTGATGAATGGAAAGAGAGGAGGGCGGAAATCACACCTGGATTATCGCCCAATCGA GTCAAGGCCGTCTATCCAGTGTCACAGAGTGTGTGCAAAAAGTTTGTGGACTATATAAGGCGGCAGCAAAAGATGGCCTCCTCTCAGGGATTGGATGCAATGGAACTGTCCCTTTGCTTCACCACCGAAGTGGTTTCCGATAGTGTCCTGGGGATATCCGCACAGAGTTTCACGGACAACCCAACTCCTTTAGTGGGAATGATCCAGCGAGTGTTCAACTCATCCTTTGGGTTTATCCTGTACAGCGTTTTGGTCAACTTGTGGCCACCGATTCGCAGGTTCTACAGCGTTCCCTTTTTCACCAAGGAAGCAGAGGACTTTTTCTTCGACATCATGAGGCGGTGTATTAAGTTGAGGCAGGAAAAACCGGAACAGCAGCGAGATGATTTCCTCAACTATATGCTGCACCTGCAGGAGAAGAAGGGTCTGGATGCGGCGGAACTCACTGCCCATACGATGACATTTCTCACTGATGGATTTGAGACCACAGCTCTGGTTCTATCACATACCCTATTAATGCTGGGTCGTAACCCCGAGGCGCAGCAAAAGGTTCGGGAGGAGATAGGCAGTGGGGATCTGACCTTCGAGCAGTTGACCGAACTGCCCTATCTAGAAGCCTGCATTCATG AATCTTTGCGTTTGTTTTCACCACAAGTAGCTTCACGAAAACTGGTAACTGAACCCTACGACTTTGTGAACAAGAATGGGGTTACTCTAAGAGTGAATCCCGGAGATGTGATCATTATTCCAGTGAAAGCACTGCACCACGATCCACAGTATTATGAGAATCCACAGGCATTTAAGCCAGAGCGATTCCTTGAGATTAACGGTGGCGTGAAAAAGTACCGGGATCAGGGGGTATATCTTCCGTTTGGCAATGGACCGCGTATATGTCCAG GCATTCGATTTGCACTGACCCAACTTAAGGCAGCTTTGGTGGAAATCGTACGAAACTTCGATATCCATGTTAATCCCAAGACTCGTTCGGATGATCAGATAGATGATACCTTCTTTATGGCCACTTTGAAAGGCGGCATTTGGTTAGACTTTAAAGAGCGATAA
- the LOC119546034 gene encoding TBC1 domain family member 19 isoform X2 translates to MFVQSKTSQSGKNMEHSTSSLTLWIKPTVSDPLGYLKRAGVLWDRRVRKSLNAMCTELKVPLHGQPRISADREDFMAKWNELSNYNMDLANYRPVYAPKDLLEVLLSLKGPAKTTENTDQIPQWEFSHIALPVKNLFELRAHYADLLRSDSYLGVPDLTVQCQRILEGRHAPMCQQFLKKGCTPAPYRGALWASVLDSKLHDYDIDYWQKLRNAVWTTDHIVDKLVFKDIQLTASNDDQYFVFEDVLYQVLLCFSRDTDIGGCVEYEAFPVKGKTYEGPPSGVVPFHGICMFAAPFCYLYDSPVNLYYTFRAFYIRYCHRLTTINTHPQGIVSLCLLFEKLLQTYEPQLWSHFRELQIQPLRVVFKWLMRAFSGHLPPDQLLVLWDLILGFDSLEILPLFAIIILSFRKESIMQVASLDSIEAILADLSSIKVLPLVQLALSRD, encoded by the exons ATGTTTGTTCAATCCAAGACATCTCAGAGTGGCAAAAATATGGAGCATTCAACAAGCTCCTTAACTTTATGGATT AAACCCACCGTTAGTGACCCATTGGGCTATTTGAAAAGGGCCGGTGTTCTTTGGGATCGAAGGGTTAGAAAGAGTTTGAATGCCATGTGCACGGAGCTAAAGGTTCCACTGCATGGTCAACCGAGGATCAGTGCCGATCGAGAGGACTTCATGGCCAAGTGGAACGAACTGAGCAACTATAATATGG ATCTGGCTAATTATAGACCAGTTTATGCACCAAAGGACCTTCTGGAGGTGCTACTCTCGCTGAAAGGACCCGCCAAAACCACCGAAAATACAGA CCAAATCCCCCAGTGGGAGTTTTCTCATATAGCTTTACCCGTGAAGAATTTGTTTGAACTGCGTGCGCATTATGCGGATCTCCTGCGAAGTGATAGCTATTTGGGAGTGCCCGATCTCACGGTTCAGTGTCAGAGGATTCTGGAAGGAAGGCATGCACCCATGTGCCAGCAGTTCCTGAAGAAGGGTTGCACCCCGGCTCCTTATAGAGGGGCACTTTGGGCCTCCGTCCTGGATAGCAAGTTGCACGACTAT GACATTGACTACTGGCAGAAGCTGCGCAATGCTGTCTGGACCACTGATCACATTGTGGACAAGCTGGTCTTCAAGGACATCCAGCTGACGGCCTCCAACGACGACCAGTACTTTGTGTTCGAGGACGTGCTCTACCAGGTGCTGCTCTGCTTTTCGAGGGACACGGATATCGGCGGCTGCGTGGAGTACGAGGCGTTTCCGGTGAAGGGCAAGACGTACGAGGGTCCGCCCTCGGGCGTGGTGCCCTTCCACGGCATCTGCATGTTCGCCGCCCCCTTCTGCTATCTGTACGACTCGCCGGTGAACCTGTACTATACCTTCCGGGCCTTCTACATCCGCTACTGCCATCGCCTGACCACGATCAATACGCATCCGCAGGGGATTGTCAGTCTGTGTCTGCTGTTCGAGAAGCTTCTGCAGACCTACGAACCGCAGTTGTGGTCTCATTTTAGGGAACTTCAGATTCAGCC GCTTAGAGTCGTCTTCAAATGGCTAATGCGTGCCTTCTCTGGTCACTTACCTCCCGACCAACTTTTGGTTCTCTGGGATCTG ATCCTTGGCTTCGATAGCTTGGAGATCCTCCCCCTGTTCGCCATCATCATTCTGAGTTTTAGAAAGGAGAGCATCATGCAGGTGGCCTCCCTGGACAGCATCGAAGCCATTCTGGCTGATTTGTCCTCCATTAAGGTGCTGCCCCTAGTCCAACTGGCACTAAGTCGGGACTGA
- the LOC119546036 gene encoding probable cytochrome P450 28d1 produces the protein MCPISTALFIIAAFLALIYIFLTWNFNYWKKRGIPSAKSWPFVGSFPSIFTQKRNVVYDIDEIYEQYKNTDSIVGVFQTRMPQLLITSPEYAHQILVNDFRSFHDNEMSKFTSKKADKILANNPFILTGESWKERRAEVTPGLSANRVKASYPVSQRVCKKFAEYLKKQQKMAPSDGLNAKEVCLHYTTEVVSDCVLGISAQSFTDNPTPLVGMIKRVFEQSFGFILYTVVANLWPPIRNFYSVSLFAKDVEEFFYDIMRKCIQMRRENPEQQRDDFLNYMLQLQEKKGLDAVELTSHTMTFLTDGFETTAQVLTHALLLLGRNPEEQRKLREEVGTAELSFEQLSELPFLEACIHETLRLFSPLMAARKVVTEPYEFVNKNGVSVKVYPGDVVIIPVNALHYDPQYYEDPQSFKPQRFLEVNGGAKKYRDQGVYLGFGDGPRICPGMRFALTQLKAALVEIVRNFDIKINPKTRKDNQFDDTYFMAALKGGVWLDFVDRN, from the exons ATGTGTCCCATTTCGACGGCTCTGTTCATAATAGCGGCCTTTCTGGCCTTGATCTATATCTTTCTGACCTGGAACTTTAACTACTGGAAGAAGCGTGGCATACCATCTGCGAAGTCATGGCCTTTTGTGGGCAGCTTTCCCAGCATTTTCACGCAGAAGCGCAACGTGGTCTACGACATCGATGAGATCTACGA GCAGTACAAAAACACTGATAGCATCGTGGGGGTGTTCCAGACTAGAATGCCACAGCTCTTGATCACAAGTCCGGAATATGCGCACCAGATTTTGGTTAATGACTTCCGAAGTTTCCATGATAATGAGATGTCTAAGTTT ACCAGCAAAAAGGCAGACAAAATCCTGGCCAACAATCCATTCATTTTGACGGGTGAGTCCTGGAAGGAAAGACGTGCGGAGGTTACACCCGGACTTTCGGCCAATCGG GTCAAAGCTTCCTACCCGGTCTCCCAACGCGTTTGCAAAAAGTTTGCCGAGTATCTGAAAAAGCAACAAAAGATGGCCCCCTCGGATGGTCTGAATGCCAAGGAAGTGTGTTTGCACTATACCACCGAAGTGGTTTCCGATTGTGTCCTGGGTATTTCCGCTCAGAGTTTCACGGATAATCCCACACCCCTGGTGGGAATGATCAAGCGGGTCTTTGAGCAGTCCTTTGGATTCATATTGTACACAGTGGTGGCCAATCTCTGGCCACCAATTCGGAACTTCTACAGCGTCAGCCTTTTCGCCAAGGATGTTGAGGAGTTCTTCTACGACATCATGAGGAAGTGCATCCAAATGAGGCGGGAGAATCCAGAACAACAGCGAGACGACTTCCTCAACTACATGCTGCAGTTGCAGGAGAAGAAGGGCTTGGACGCTGTGGAGTTGACCTCACACACCATGACTTTCCTTACGGACGGATTTGAGACCACTGCTCAGGTTCTAACCCATGCACTTCTCCTACTGGGTCGCAATCCTGAGGAGCAGAGGAAGTTGAGGGAGGAAGTCGGCACTGCCGAGCTGTCCTTTGAACAGCTAAGCGAACTGCCCTTCCTCGAGGCATGCATTCATG AAACTCTACGACTTTTCTCTCCTCTAATGGCTGCTCGCAAGGTGGTAACTGAGCCCTACGAGTTTGTAAACAAAAATGGAGTGAGCGTTAAGGTTTATCCCGGCGATGTGGTCATCATTCCAGTTAACGCCCTCCACTACGATCCCCAGTACTACGAAGATCCGCAGTCCTTTAAGCCCCAGCGATTCCTGGAGGTCAATGGTGGAGCCAAGAAGTACAGGGATCAGGGTGTCTACTTAGGTTTTGGCGATGGACCGCGTATTTGTCCAG GCATGCGTTTTGCACTCACCCAACTTAAGGCCGCCCTGGTGGAAATCGTGCGGAACTTTGACATCAAGATTAACCCCAAAACCCGCAAGGATAATCAGTTTGATGATACCTACTTCATGGCTGCTTTGAAGGGGGGCGTTTGGCTGGACTTTGTGGATCGCAATTAG
- the LOC119546037 gene encoding probable cytochrome P450 28d2 isoform X2 — translation MASSQGLDAMELSLCFTTEVVSDSVLGISAQSFTDNPTPLVGMIQRVFNSSFGFILYSVLVNLWPPIRRFYSVPFFTKEAEDFFFDIMRRCIKLRQEKPEQQRDDFLNYMLHLQEKKGLDAAELTAHTMTFLTDGFETTALVLSHTLLMLGRNPEAQQKVREEIGSGDLTFEQLTELPYLEACIHESLRLFSPQVASRKLVTEPYDFVNKNGVTLRVNPGDVIIIPVKALHHDPQYYENPQAFKPERFLEINGGVKKYRDQGVYLPFGNGPRICPGIRFALTQLKAALVEIVRNFDIHVNPKTRSDDQIDDTFFMATLKGGIWLDFKER, via the exons ATGGCCTCCTCTCAGGGATTGGATGCAATGGAACTGTCCCTTTGCTTCACCACCGAAGTGGTTTCCGATAGTGTCCTGGGGATATCCGCACAGAGTTTCACGGACAACCCAACTCCTTTAGTGGGAATGATCCAGCGAGTGTTCAACTCATCCTTTGGGTTTATCCTGTACAGCGTTTTGGTCAACTTGTGGCCACCGATTCGCAGGTTCTACAGCGTTCCCTTTTTCACCAAGGAAGCAGAGGACTTTTTCTTCGACATCATGAGGCGGTGTATTAAGTTGAGGCAGGAAAAACCGGAACAGCAGCGAGATGATTTCCTCAACTATATGCTGCACCTGCAGGAGAAGAAGGGTCTGGATGCGGCGGAACTCACTGCCCATACGATGACATTTCTCACTGATGGATTTGAGACCACAGCTCTGGTTCTATCACATACCCTATTAATGCTGGGTCGTAACCCCGAGGCGCAGCAAAAGGTTCGGGAGGAGATAGGCAGTGGGGATCTGACCTTCGAGCAGTTGACCGAACTGCCCTATCTAGAAGCCTGCATTCATG AATCTTTGCGTTTGTTTTCACCACAAGTAGCTTCACGAAAACTGGTAACTGAACCCTACGACTTTGTGAACAAGAATGGGGTTACTCTAAGAGTGAATCCCGGAGATGTGATCATTATTCCAGTGAAAGCACTGCACCACGATCCACAGTATTATGAGAATCCACAGGCATTTAAGCCAGAGCGATTCCTTGAGATTAACGGTGGCGTGAAAAAGTACCGGGATCAGGGGGTATATCTTCCGTTTGGCAATGGACCGCGTATATGTCCAG GCATTCGATTTGCACTGACCCAACTTAAGGCAGCTTTGGTGGAAATCGTACGAAACTTCGATATCCATGTTAATCCCAAGACTCGTTCGGATGATCAGATAGATGATACCTTCTTTATGGCCACTTTGAAAGGCGGCATTTGGTTAGACTTTAAAGAGCGATAA